GTTCTCACCATGAAAATAACCATAATTAGAAAGCATAGACCAACAACAATAGCAAACGGCAAAAGTAAATGTGTAATATTAAACGGCGTGTCGTCGTTAATGAgtacaaaatataattcgtcatataaataattttctttaataattaGTCCTGTGATTTCACTAACAAATACAGACGGTATTGTTATTCCTGCAGGGTGTTCCGCTACCATTGGTTCTATAACAAAATACATATAAATGTAAAGTAATTATCGTAGATGTTTTTCAACAATAATGAGAATTAAATTCATAATTATTGGAAAGCTTTGCAATTGAAATGTTTACCTAATTCGTTACTGTTCACATTATGTATAATTGCAGCATTATATCCAGCTTTTTGTGCCGTTCGAACTTTCACTTCAAAGGTACAATTATGGCGGGCAATTAAAACTATCCAATTACCATTGTAATTGGTAATATTTGGAGGACTCTGTATGTCATGACACGCAGTAGGGGGATCCGCGTACACCACCATGCCCTGATAAAATTTACGACTTTTTATAATACGTATTCTATTCTAAATAAACGCTTCCTAATAATTTCCTCTAGTTTCTCTAGATAAAACATTAAGACGATAGATACCTTAATCCCTTCAGATGGAATCAAGCCACCAAATCCAGCAGGCATGTCTCTGAATTCTTCTTCAATTTGGTGTCTCGCAGCTGCAGAAAATACTAAAATATCTGCCCTGTTGTACACGACGCAAACAACAAGGAACATAAGCCATAGCTGGACTTGATGGTTCATGCAACACTGtctcatttttttaaaatatcagAAGTACACGCTGTCCTGTCAACTTTAATattccattaaaaaatttcttgagCGACTcattatacgtcagattcaattaaaaaaataccAATACATCCATCGCATGGAATAGAATACTGTCGTCCTGTAAAAGTAAATATGATGGATGTACTTATAACCTAACTTTATTTTTCGTGTATAATGTATAAAGTTGAAAATTATATC
The window above is part of the Colletes latitarsis isolate SP2378_abdomen chromosome 2, iyColLati1, whole genome shotgun sequence genome. Proteins encoded here:
- the LOC143349001 gene encoding E3 ubiquitin-protein ligase Godzilla → MRQCCMNHQVQLWLMFLVVCVVYNRADILVFSAAARHQIEEEFRDMPAGFGGLIPSEGIKGMVVYADPPTACHDIQSPPNITNYNGNWIVLIARHNCTFEVKVRTAQKAGYNAAIIHNVNSNELEPMVAEHPAGITIPSVFVSEITGLIIKENYLYDELYFVLINDDTPFNITHLLLPFAIVVGLCFLIMVIFMFYRCIKDRRRQRRHMLPYSSLKQIPTHKYTKGDPYETCAICLEDYIEGEKLRVLPCAHAYHTKCIDPWLTKNRRVCPVCKRKVLAADEQVISEDSDSDADDTTPLFRDGHQGTRGGTFTQQEENPIGRTVLSQVGLITNQLTSTSESDESLSF